From the genome of Proteus vulgaris, one region includes:
- the rapA gene encoding RNA polymerase-associated protein RapA — translation MPFTLGQRWISDTESELGLGTVVAVDARMVTLLFPACGENRLYSRHDAPITRVMFNAGDTVTSHEGWKLAIDNVVEDNGLLIYQGARLDTEEPAQLREVFLDNKLTFNKPQDRLFAGQIDRMDRFALRYRARKFLSEQFKQAQSGLRGIRASLIPHQLYIANEVGKRHNPRVLLADEVGLGKTIEAGMIIHQQLMDGRAERVLIIVPESLQHQWLVEMLRRFNLRFSLFDDSRYSESLLDSDNPFETEQMIICSLDFVRKNKQRFEHLVEATWDMLVVDEAHHLVWSEDAPSREYQVIEELAESIPSVLLLTATPEQLGQESHFARLRLLDPSRFHDYNEFINEQQKYRPVADAVTILLSEDDLNTEQQNIISEMISEQDVEPLLKAANTQGEERTKSRQELIHMLMDRHGTGRLLFRNTRSGVKGFPNRLLHAIKMPLPTQYQTAIKVAEIMAAKKSLEVRAKEMLYPERIYQEFEGENATWWNFDPRVEWLLGFLTANRNEKVLVICAQAATALQLEQVLREREAIRAAVFHEGMSLLERDRAAAYFASEEEGAQVLLCSEIGSEGRNFQFANQLVMFDLPFNPDLLEQRIGRLDRIGQNRDIDISIPYLEGTAQSVLLRWYHEGLDAFEHTCPTGRTIYDSKYDALVNYLAQPNELANFDEFITACRKQHDEMKLKLEQGRDRLLEIHSNGGEVGVELAGEIAAQDNDPELVNFALNLFDIVGINQEDRSDSLIILTPSDHMLVPDFPGLPQDGCTITFDREQALSREDTQFISWEHPIIRNGLDLILSGDTGSCAVSLLKNKALPVGTLLVELIYVVEAQAPKHLHLSRFLPATPVRLLLDLKGNNLASQVEFESFNRQLNAVNRHTSSKLVNAVQSEVHHVLKASEPLMEIEAKGLIQKAKEEADRVLTHELSRLEALRAVNPNIRDDEVEAIENERTHILNHLDEANWRLDSIRLIVVTHQ, via the coding sequence ATGCCTTTTACTCTTGGTCAACGTTGGATTAGCGATACTGAAAGCGAGCTTGGACTGGGTACTGTTGTGGCAGTTGATGCCCGCATGGTGACCTTACTTTTCCCTGCCTGTGGCGAAAACCGCCTTTACTCCCGTCATGATGCCCCAATAACGCGGGTGATGTTCAATGCGGGGGATACCGTCACCAGTCACGAAGGCTGGAAACTCGCCATCGATAACGTTGTAGAAGATAATGGCCTTCTTATCTATCAAGGTGCACGTTTAGACACCGAAGAGCCCGCACAATTACGTGAAGTGTTCTTAGATAACAAACTCACTTTTAATAAACCACAAGATCGCCTTTTCGCAGGCCAAATTGATCGTATGGATCGCTTTGCCTTACGCTATCGTGCACGTAAATTCTTAAGCGAACAATTTAAACAAGCACAAAGCGGTTTACGTGGTATTCGTGCAAGCCTTATTCCTCATCAGCTTTACATTGCCAATGAAGTGGGTAAACGTCATAACCCTCGCGTTTTATTAGCTGATGAAGTGGGTCTGGGTAAAACCATTGAAGCCGGTATGATTATCCATCAACAGTTAATGGATGGCCGTGCTGAGCGTGTGTTAATTATCGTGCCTGAAAGCTTACAACATCAGTGGTTAGTTGAAATGTTACGTCGTTTCAATCTGCGTTTTTCACTGTTTGATGATAGCCGTTATAGCGAATCCTTGTTAGATAGCGATAACCCATTTGAAACAGAACAGATGATCATCTGCTCTTTAGATTTTGTGCGTAAAAATAAGCAACGTTTTGAACATCTCGTTGAAGCAACATGGGATATGCTAGTTGTCGATGAAGCCCATCACCTTGTGTGGAGTGAAGACGCACCAAGTCGTGAATATCAAGTAATTGAAGAATTAGCTGAATCTATTCCTTCAGTGTTGCTATTAACCGCAACGCCTGAGCAGTTAGGCCAAGAAAGCCACTTTGCTCGTTTACGTCTGCTTGATCCGAGTCGTTTCCATGACTACAACGAATTTATCAATGAGCAACAAAAATACCGCCCTGTTGCCGATGCTGTCACTATTTTGCTATCAGAAGATGATTTAAATACCGAACAACAAAATATCATCAGTGAAATGATTAGTGAGCAAGATGTTGAGCCATTACTGAAAGCAGCAAATACCCAAGGCGAAGAACGCACTAAATCTCGCCAAGAGCTTATCCATATGTTAATGGACAGACACGGAACGGGTCGTCTGTTATTCCGTAATACACGCTCTGGTGTGAAAGGTTTCCCTAATCGCTTACTTCATGCGATTAAAATGCCACTGCCAACACAATATCAAACAGCGATTAAAGTTGCTGAAATTATGGCAGCGAAAAAGAGTCTCGAAGTTCGTGCGAAAGAGATGCTCTACCCTGAACGCATTTACCAAGAATTCGAAGGTGAAAACGCAACATGGTGGAACTTTGATCCTCGTGTTGAATGGTTGCTCGGTTTCTTAACTGCAAATCGCAATGAAAAAGTTCTGGTTATTTGTGCGCAAGCGGCAACTGCATTGCAATTAGAGCAAGTTTTACGCGAGCGTGAAGCTATTCGTGCGGCTGTCTTCCATGAAGGAATGTCTTTACTTGAACGCGATCGCGCTGCAGCTTATTTCGCGTCCGAAGAAGAAGGCGCGCAAGTTTTATTGTGTTCTGAAATCGGCTCAGAAGGACGTAACTTCCAGTTTGCAAACCAACTGGTTATGTTTGATCTGCCGTTTAACCCTGATTTATTAGAACAACGTATTGGTCGTCTTGATCGTATTGGTCAAAATCGTGACATTGATATCAGCATTCCTTATCTGGAAGGTACAGCACAATCTGTATTGTTACGTTGGTACCATGAGGGATTAGATGCATTTGAACATACTTGCCCAACTGGCCGTACTATTTACGACAGTAAATATGATGCGTTAGTTAATTATCTTGCTCAACCCAATGAATTAGCTAACTTTGACGAGTTTATTACGGCTTGTCGTAAACAGCATGATGAAATGAAACTTAAACTTGAGCAAGGCCGTGACCGTCTATTAGAAATACACTCTAATGGTGGTGAAGTGGGCGTTGAATTGGCGGGTGAAATTGCAGCTCAAGATAATGATCCTGAATTAGTTAACTTTGCGTTGAACCTGTTTGATATCGTCGGTATTAATCAAGAAGATCGCAGTGATAGCTTAATTATTTTAACGCCATCCGATCATATGTTAGTGCCTGATTTCCCTGGCTTACCACAAGATGGTTGCACTATCACATTTGATAGAGAGCAAGCACTATCTCGTGAAGATACCCAATTTATCAGTTGGGAACACCCCATTATCCGTAATGGCTTAGATTTAATTTTGTCTGGCGATACAGGAAGTTGTGCCGTTTCTTTATTAAAAAATAAAGCATTACCAGTGGGAACATTGTTAGTTGAACTAATTTATGTCGTAGAAGCGCAAGCGCCTAAACATCTTCACTTAAGTCGTTTTTTACCAGCAACACCCGTTCGCTTATTACTTGATCTAAAAGGTAATAACCTAGCCTCTCAAGTTGAGTTTGAAAGTTTTAATCGCCAATTAAATGCGGTTAACCGCCATACTTCTAGCAAACTGGTCAATGCGGTACAAAGTGAAGTACACCATGTACTCAAAGCTTCTGAACCGTTAATGGAAATCGAAGCGAAAGGGCTTATTCAAAAAGCAAAAGAAGAAGCTGATCGCGTATTAACACATGAATTATCACGCCTAGAGGCTTTACGCGCTGTAAATCCAAATATTCGTGATGATGAAGTTGAAGCGATTGAAAATGAGCGTACCCATATTCTTAATCATTTAGATGAAGCAAATTGGCGTTTAGATTCAATACGTTTAATTGTTGTTACCCACCAATAA
- the rluA gene encoding bifunctional tRNA pseudouridine(32) synthase/23S rRNA pseudouridine(746) synthase RluA, which yields MMEVYNPPTDPWLHILYQDEHIIAVNKPSGLLSVPGKAPEHNDSIMSRIKADFPNAECVHRLDMATSGVIVVALNKEAERELKRQFREREPKKTYIARVWGHVEKEEGLVDLSLICDWPNRPKQKVCHETGKAAQTFYEVLEYEENATRVKLSPITGRSHQLRVHMLALGHPILGDRFYAHPQARAMAPRLQLHAQELFITHPAFRSPIHFECLADF from the coding sequence ATGATGGAAGTTTATAACCCGCCGACTGATCCTTGGTTACATATTTTATATCAAGATGAGCATATTATTGCCGTCAATAAACCCAGTGGATTACTGTCTGTGCCGGGCAAAGCGCCAGAGCATAACGACAGTATTATGTCGCGCATTAAAGCTGATTTTCCTAATGCCGAATGTGTACATCGTTTAGATATGGCAACCAGTGGCGTCATTGTTGTTGCACTAAATAAAGAAGCTGAACGTGAGCTAAAACGTCAATTTCGTGAGCGTGAGCCGAAGAAAACCTATATTGCTCGTGTATGGGGCCATGTCGAAAAAGAAGAAGGATTGGTTGATTTATCATTAATTTGTGATTGGCCAAATCGACCAAAACAAAAAGTCTGTCATGAAACAGGGAAAGCCGCGCAAACTTTTTATGAGGTGCTGGAGTATGAAGAGAATGCGACAAGAGTCAAACTCTCGCCAATTACGGGGCGTTCACATCAATTGCGGGTACATATGTTAGCGTTGGGGCATCCTATTTTAGGGGATCGCTTTTATGCACATCCGCAGGCAAGAGCGATGGCACCTCGCCTGCAGTTACATGCTCAGGAATTATTTATTACGCATCCTGCTTTTCGATCCCCGATACATTTTGAATGCCTTGCCGATTTTTAA
- the djlA gene encoding co-chaperone DjlA: protein MRYWGKLLGLIIGSFAGVGFWGIVIGVFLGHLYDMQRGKLGSGGRYTRDRQAFFFAATFQVLGHLTKSKGRVTQTDISLASELMDRMNLHGVGRQAAQQAFREGKSPDFPLRATLQRVRQICAGRRDLLQMFLEIQLQAAFADGQLHPNERKMLFIIIDELGFSRAHFEHILAMMQAGQNFHYQNRQGYQPQPQGPTLADACKVLGVNETDDVKTIKRAYRKLMGEHHPDKLVAKGLPPEMMEIAKQKAQSIQVAYDLIKKEKGFR, encoded by the coding sequence ATGCGCTATTGGGGAAAATTATTAGGCCTTATCATCGGTAGTTTTGCGGGGGTAGGCTTCTGGGGCATTGTTATTGGTGTTTTTCTTGGACACCTCTATGACATGCAACGAGGTAAATTAGGAAGTGGTGGGCGCTATACTCGTGATAGACAAGCTTTTTTCTTTGCTGCAACTTTTCAAGTTTTAGGACACCTAACAAAATCAAAAGGGCGAGTCACTCAAACGGATATCTCACTTGCAAGTGAATTGATGGATAGGATGAATTTGCATGGAGTGGGGCGTCAAGCAGCTCAGCAAGCATTTAGAGAAGGTAAATCACCCGATTTTCCCTTAAGAGCTACCTTGCAACGTGTTCGACAAATTTGTGCTGGTCGTCGTGACTTACTTCAGATGTTTCTGGAAATTCAGTTACAAGCGGCTTTTGCCGATGGCCAATTGCACCCGAATGAAAGAAAAATGTTGTTTATCATTATTGATGAGCTGGGTTTTTCGCGTGCGCATTTTGAACATATATTAGCAATGATGCAGGCTGGTCAAAATTTCCACTATCAAAATAGGCAAGGATATCAGCCTCAACCTCAAGGCCCAACACTCGCTGATGCGTGTAAGGTACTTGGTGTTAATGAGACCGATGATGTTAAAACCATAAAAAGGGCTTATAGAAAATTAATGGGAGAACATCATCCAGATAAACTTGTAGCGAAAGGTTTGCCACCAGAAATGATGGAAATTGCAAAACAAAAAGCACAGTCTATACAAGTTGCTTACGATTTGATTAAAAAAGAAAAAGGATTTCGTTAA
- the lptD gene encoding LPS assembly protein LptD, whose protein sequence is MKKSYPTLLATLVWATIYGQPAYADLASQCLLGVPVYNKPLVQGDPNDLPVTITANDMQGEYPRMIKYKGDVDIKQGNQTLSADSVELTQTEGETPLRMVTATGNVSYDDPQIILKGPRAWSNLNNKDTDIEQGDYQMVGRQGRGYADKMQMRGENRYTIMDKGMFTSCLPGDDSWSVVGSEVILDREEQVAEIWNARFRVANVPIFYSPYLQLPIGDKRRSGFLIPNGSYSRSSGFDFQLPYYWNIAPNYDATITTNYISRRGLKLDNEFRYLTTPGRGTIAVDWINHDSQYNKDKEENKAGYLPRDTATRWLFYWGHSGVMNNVWRFNIDYTKVSDNKYFTDFTSQYGNTTDGYATQKFSTGYAQQNWNATLTTKQFQIFSDNKDARAYRAEPQLDLNYYKNDIGPFDFRTYAQFVRFTSVGENTPEANRFHIEPTISLPASTGWASFNNELKVMATHYDQDIPDAYKKRYPNQLDDSVNRVLPQFKSDMKVVFERQYQTNDITQTLEPRVQYLYVPYKDQSNINNFDSALLQSNYGGLFRDRMYGGLDRIASANQLTTGVTSRFYDSELVERFNISVGQIYFFERPRTGPSSTGNEIINSKDETGSMVWAGDAYWRITDTVGMRGGLQYDRRLGSVSMGDAIMEYRADSDHLLQLSYRYVDRDYIQATRVRPYDGGINKLPEYQKGISQVGVVGSWPLAERWGLVGAYYFDTKESEPVSQMVGVQYNTCCWAVNVGYERKIVGWKVDHSDIDNKWSINVELRGLSNNHSLGSQKMLERGILPYQRAF, encoded by the coding sequence ATGAAAAAAAGTTATCCCACACTGCTGGCCACCTTAGTTTGGGCCACAATATACGGTCAGCCTGCTTATGCTGATCTTGCCTCCCAATGTTTACTGGGAGTTCCCGTTTATAACAAACCATTAGTACAAGGCGATCCTAATGACTTGCCTGTCACTATCACTGCAAATGATATGCAAGGTGAATATCCTCGCATGATCAAATATAAAGGTGATGTTGATATTAAACAGGGAAACCAAACCTTAAGTGCAGACAGTGTTGAACTGACACAAACTGAGGGAGAAACGCCATTAAGAATGGTGACCGCGACAGGAAATGTCTCTTATGATGATCCTCAAATCATCTTAAAAGGCCCTCGTGCTTGGTCTAATCTTAATAATAAAGATACGGATATTGAACAAGGTGATTACCAGATGGTTGGCCGCCAAGGCCGTGGTTATGCCGATAAGATGCAAATGCGTGGCGAAAACCGCTATACCATTATGGATAAAGGGATGTTCACCTCTTGTTTACCTGGCGATGATAGCTGGAGCGTTGTCGGCTCTGAAGTCATTTTAGATCGCGAAGAACAAGTTGCTGAAATTTGGAATGCACGCTTTCGCGTTGCTAATGTTCCTATTTTCTACAGCCCTTACCTTCAATTACCTATCGGTGATAAACGTCGCTCTGGTTTCTTAATTCCAAACGGAAGCTATTCTCGTAGTTCAGGATTTGATTTCCAACTCCCTTACTATTGGAATATCGCCCCTAATTATGATGCCACTATTACAACTAACTATATCAGCCGCCGTGGTTTAAAATTAGATAACGAATTCCGTTATTTAACAACACCAGGACGCGGTACGATTGCTGTAGATTGGATTAATCACGATAGCCAATACAATAAAGACAAAGAAGAAAATAAAGCAGGCTATCTTCCTCGTGATACCGCCACACGTTGGTTATTCTACTGGGGCCACAGTGGTGTCATGAACAATGTATGGCGATTTAATATCGATTACACGAAAGTAAGTGACAACAAATACTTCACTGATTTTACCTCTCAATACGGTAATACCACTGATGGTTATGCAACTCAGAAATTTAGTACGGGTTATGCACAACAGAACTGGAATGCCACATTAACCACTAAACAGTTCCAAATTTTCTCTGATAATAAAGATGCAAGAGCTTATCGTGCCGAACCACAGCTTGATCTGAATTATTATAAGAATGATATCGGGCCATTTGATTTCCGAACTTATGCTCAGTTTGTGCGTTTTACCAGCGTGGGTGAAAATACACCTGAAGCAAATCGTTTCCATATCGAACCAACGATTTCACTCCCTGCATCTACAGGTTGGGCTAGCTTTAATAATGAACTGAAAGTGATGGCAACCCATTACGATCAGGACATTCCTGATGCTTATAAGAAAAGATACCCTAACCAATTAGATGACAGTGTTAATCGTGTATTACCACAGTTTAAATCTGATATGAAAGTGGTTTTTGAGCGTCAATATCAAACCAATGATATTACACAGACCCTTGAACCTCGGGTTCAGTACCTTTATGTTCCTTATAAAGATCAATCCAATATCAATAACTTTGACTCTGCGTTATTACAGTCAAACTATGGCGGACTTTTCCGCGATAGAATGTATGGTGGTTTAGATCGCATTGCATCTGCAAACCAATTAACAACCGGTGTAACTTCTCGTTTTTATGATAGCGAATTGGTTGAACGTTTTAACATTTCTGTAGGTCAAATCTACTTCTTTGAGCGCCCGAGAACAGGTCCTTCTTCTACTGGTAATGAAATCATTAATAGTAAAGATGAGACAGGTTCAATGGTCTGGGCGGGTGATGCCTACTGGCGGATCACTGATACCGTAGGTATGCGTGGTGGTTTACAATATGACCGTCGTTTAGGTAGCGTATCAATGGGTGATGCGATTATGGAATATCGCGCCGATAGCGATCATCTTCTACAGTTGAGTTATCGTTATGTTGATCGTGATTATATCCAAGCAACACGTGTTCGTCCTTACGATGGTGGTATTAATAAACTTCCTGAATACCAAAAAGGTATTTCGCAAGTTGGTGTTGTAGGCAGTTGGCCATTAGCAGAACGCTGGGGTCTTGTGGGTGCTTATTACTTTGATACTAAAGAATCCGAACCTGTTAGCCAGATGGTTGGTGTGCAATATAATACCTGTTGCTGGGCTGTGAACGTCGGTTATGAACGAAAAATTGTTGGCTGGAAAGTTGACCACAGTGATATTGACAATAAATGGTCAATCAACGTGGAACTCAGAGGCCTAAGTAACAATCATAGTTTGGGTAGCCAGAAAATGCTTGAACGCGGTATCTTACCTTATCAAAGAGCATTCTGA
- the surA gene encoding peptidylprolyl isomerase SurA yields the protein MKNWKTLFIGLMITVGAATSSTTFAAQELNRVSAIVNNGVVLESDVNRMLQTVKMNAKSAGQEMPDEQVLRQQILERLVMDNIILQMAQQMQIDIPDAAVESTIQGIAAENKISLDQMKKRLLADGISYNEYRQDIRKEMMLAEVRNNEVRRRITILPQEVDSLAKQIESQASQSIDLNLSHILIPLSENPAPAEMEKAKQVITRIMNQLKNGADFGKLAATYSADPQALNGGNMGWASIDELPTLFAKELANAQKGQIVGPLHSGVGLHIIKINDIRGGTNTLSVTEVKSRHILLKSSPIMNDEQAYAKLQQISADIRSGKMSFADAAKEYSEDPGSALRGGELGWSMPDVYDPAFRDALMRLNKNELSQPVRSNFGWHLIELEDTRSVDKTDAANKEQAYRLLFNRKFNEEVQNWMQELRVGAYVKIMNENNAN from the coding sequence ATGAAAAATTGGAAAACGCTGTTTATCGGCTTAATGATCACGGTCGGTGCAGCTACCAGCTCAACAACATTTGCTGCACAAGAATTAAACCGTGTATCGGCTATCGTCAATAACGGTGTCGTTCTAGAAAGTGACGTCAATAGAATGCTACAGACTGTCAAAATGAACGCAAAAAGTGCGGGCCAGGAAATGCCTGATGAGCAAGTTCTTCGCCAACAAATTCTAGAGCGTTTGGTGATGGATAACATCATTTTGCAAATGGCACAGCAAATGCAAATTGATATTCCTGATGCTGCGGTAGAATCTACCATTCAAGGTATTGCTGCTGAAAATAAAATTTCACTTGATCAAATGAAAAAACGCCTCTTAGCTGATGGCATTTCTTACAACGAATATCGCCAAGATATTCGTAAAGAAATGATGCTGGCAGAAGTACGTAACAATGAAGTTCGCCGCCGTATTACTATTTTGCCTCAAGAAGTTGATTCTCTTGCTAAGCAAATTGAAAGCCAAGCAAGTCAAAGTATTGATCTTAATCTGAGCCATATCCTAATTCCATTATCAGAAAACCCAGCTCCAGCAGAAATGGAAAAAGCAAAGCAAGTCATTACTCGCATAATGAATCAACTTAAAAATGGTGCTGATTTTGGTAAGTTAGCAGCAACTTATTCGGCTGATCCACAAGCTTTAAATGGCGGTAATATGGGTTGGGCATCTATTGATGAATTACCAACACTGTTTGCGAAAGAGTTAGCTAATGCACAGAAAGGGCAAATTGTAGGGCCTCTTCACTCAGGTGTTGGCTTACACATTATCAAAATAAACGATATTCGTGGTGGAACTAATACCCTTTCTGTTACTGAAGTTAAAAGTCGTCATATTCTGCTGAAAAGCTCTCCAATCATGAATGATGAGCAAGCCTATGCCAAATTACAGCAAATTTCTGCCGATATTCGTAGTGGCAAAATGAGCTTTGCTGATGCAGCAAAAGAGTACTCTGAAGATCCTGGTTCAGCATTACGTGGTGGTGAGTTAGGATGGTCAATGCCTGATGTTTACGATCCAGCATTCCGCGATGCGTTAATGCGCTTAAATAAAAACGAATTAAGCCAACCTGTTCGTTCAAATTTTGGCTGGCATTTAATTGAATTAGAAGACACACGTAGTGTTGATAAAACAGATGCCGCTAATAAAGAACAAGCATACCGTTTACTCTTTAATCGTAAGTTTAATGAAGAAGTACAAAACTGGATGCAAGAGCTACGAGTAGGGGCTTATGTGAAAATAATGAACGAGAATAATGCAAACTAA
- the pdxA gene encoding 4-hydroxythreonine-4-phosphate dehydrogenase PdxA: MQTKQIKPLVITPGEPAGVGPDLIISLAQMSWDLPWVVCADPQLLKTRAELLNLPLSLVEYDRETPPQAHTPSQICVLPIALHTNVIPSTLDARNGLYVVETLARACDGCLNGEFSALVTGPVHKGIINDAGVHFTGHTEFFADRSHCERVVMMLATDTLRVALATTHLPLRDVADAITGELLHEIITILNHDLKTKFGIAEPQIYVCGLNPHAGESGHMGREEIDIIEPALTQLRQQGICLHGPYPADTLFQPKYLTHADAVLAMYHDQGLPVLKYEGFGRAVNITLGLPFIRTSVDHGTALELAGTKSADAGSFCTALNLAINMIQNCNE; this comes from the coding sequence ATGCAAACTAAGCAAATAAAACCACTTGTTATCACCCCCGGCGAACCAGCCGGGGTTGGTCCTGACCTGATTATCTCATTAGCACAAATGAGTTGGGATTTACCTTGGGTTGTTTGTGCTGATCCTCAGTTACTTAAAACAAGAGCAGAATTATTAAACCTGCCTCTTTCATTAGTTGAATACGATCGGGAAACACCTCCTCAAGCACACACACCAAGCCAAATTTGTGTACTCCCTATTGCCCTTCATACCAATGTTATTCCAAGTACATTAGATGCGCGCAATGGATTATACGTTGTAGAAACATTAGCTCGTGCTTGTGATGGCTGTCTTAATGGCGAATTCTCTGCATTAGTAACCGGCCCCGTTCATAAAGGAATTATTAATGATGCGGGTGTGCATTTCACAGGACACACCGAGTTCTTTGCCGATCGTAGTCACTGTGAACGAGTGGTCATGATGTTAGCAACAGACACATTAAGAGTCGCATTGGCAACCACACATTTGCCTCTACGAGATGTCGCTGATGCAATTACAGGTGAACTACTGCATGAAATTATCACCATTTTAAATCATGATTTAAAAACTAAATTTGGCATAGCAGAACCTCAAATTTACGTTTGTGGCCTTAATCCTCATGCAGGGGAAAGTGGTCATATGGGGCGTGAAGAAATTGATATTATTGAGCCTGCATTAACACAATTACGTCAGCAAGGTATTTGTCTCCATGGACCTTATCCTGCTGATACCCTTTTTCAGCCTAAATATTTAACACATGCTGATGCTGTACTTGCGATGTATCACGATCAGGGATTACCTGTGCTAAAATATGAAGGTTTCGGTCGTGCAGTGAATATAACACTCGGTCTTCCCTTTATTCGTACCTCTGTTGATCATGGCACAGCCCTTGAGCTTGCAGGTACAAAAAGCGCAGATGCTGGCAGTTTTTGCACCGCATTAAATTTAGCCATTAATATGATACAAAATTGTAATGAATAA
- the rsmA gene encoding 16S rRNA (adenine(1518)-N(6)/adenine(1519)-N(6))-dimethyltransferase RsmA, whose translation MNNRVHQGHFARKRFGQNFLTDSYIIESIVESIYPQPGEAIVEIGPGLGAITEPVGARMDKMTVVEIDRDLAARLEVHPTLKDKLTIIQQDAMTIDFAQLAKERQQPLRVFGNLPYNISTPLMFHLFSFADAISDMTFMLQKEVVNRLVAGHGSKTYGRLSVMAQYYCQIIPVLEVPPTSFKPAPKVDSAVVRLIPYKEKPYPVTDIAMLSRITSQAFNQRRKTLRNSLGGLLTAEDMVALGIDPTARAENISVEQYCKVANWLSQKQDTQA comes from the coding sequence ATGAATAATAGAGTCCATCAGGGGCACTTTGCCCGCAAACGCTTCGGGCAGAACTTTTTAACAGACAGCTATATTATTGAAAGTATTGTTGAATCTATTTATCCACAACCCGGTGAAGCCATTGTTGAAATTGGCCCCGGTTTAGGTGCTATCACAGAACCAGTTGGCGCGAGAATGGATAAAATGACAGTAGTTGAAATCGACCGTGATTTAGCTGCTCGTTTAGAAGTTCATCCTACATTAAAAGACAAGCTGACCATTATTCAGCAAGATGCAATGACGATTGATTTTGCACAATTAGCAAAAGAACGTCAACAGCCTCTGCGTGTCTTTGGTAACTTGCCTTATAATATTTCCACACCACTTATGTTCCATCTTTTCAGTTTTGCTGATGCCATTTCTGATATGACTTTTATGTTACAAAAAGAAGTGGTTAACCGCCTTGTTGCAGGTCATGGCAGCAAAACTTACGGTCGCTTGAGTGTGATGGCACAATATTATTGCCAAATCATTCCTGTACTTGAAGTTCCACCAACTTCATTTAAACCCGCACCCAAAGTTGATTCAGCCGTTGTTCGCTTGATCCCTTACAAAGAAAAGCCATATCCAGTTACGGATATTGCAATGCTAAGCCGTATTACTTCACAAGCATTCAACCAGCGACGCAAAACGTTGCGTAACAGTCTAGGTGGATTGCTAACAGCAGAAGATATGGTTGCTCTGGGGATCGATCCGACTGCTCGCGCAGAAAATATTTCTGTTGAGCAATACTGTAAAGTGGCAAACTGGTTATCGCAAAAGCAAGATACACAGGCATAA
- the apaG gene encoding Co2+/Mg2+ efflux protein ApaG yields the protein MFTSSKVAIQVQSVYIESQSSPEDERYVFAYTVSIHNLNKCAIRLLRRYWLITNAQGNTTEVRGEGVVGEQPLIEPGTHYSYTSGAVLETPMGTMEGHYEMIDTDGRLFQIEIPVFRLALPTLIN from the coding sequence ATGTTCACCTCATCAAAAGTGGCGATACAAGTACAAAGTGTTTACATTGAAAGCCAATCATCTCCTGAAGATGAACGCTATGTGTTCGCTTATACGGTATCAATTCATAATTTGAATAAATGTGCAATTCGCCTCCTGCGCCGTTACTGGTTAATTACCAATGCACAAGGTAATACGACAGAAGTTCGAGGTGAAGGTGTTGTCGGTGAGCAACCACTGATTGAACCTGGTACGCATTACAGCTATACCAGTGGTGCCGTTCTTGAAACACCGATGGGAACAATGGAAGGCCATTATGAAATGATTGATACTGACGGTCGATTATTTCAAATAGAGATCCCTGTTTTCCGCCTTGCACTTCCAACATTGATAAATTAA